The Deltaproteobacteria bacterium genomic interval CTCCGAAACCACCGTTTGTTTTGTCGAAGTTTTTCTCCAACTGTTGAAACGTCTTTTGGAGAGTGCGGGTATCCGCATTTGCCGTGCCGGAGACTTCGCTTTCTTTTTGAAGAAACTCGGTGATTTTGGTCCCCGACTCCAGAATCTTTTCCGGATTCTTTTGCCATGAGTCCTGAATTTGAGAGAGAAGTTGAAGGAATTGTGGACGCCAGAAGAACGTTCCGCCAAAAAACGGTTTCAAATCGGGAGTCAGAAAAATAGAGAGCGGCCAGCCGCCGCGGCCGGTCATCCCGACGACCGCATCCATGTAGATTTGATCGACATCCGGGTGTTCCTCCCGATCCACTTTAATACTGATAAAATCTTTATTGAGGATTTCCGCAACATCCTCTCTTTCAAACGAATCTTTCTCCATCATGTGGCACCAGTAGCAGGTCGAATAACCGATGGAGAGAAAGATGATCTTGTTTTCCTCCCGTGCCGCTCGAAAGGCTTCATCGCCCCACGGGAACCAATGAACAGGATTGTCTTTGTGCTGGAGAAGGTAGGGACTTTTTTCTTCGCCGAGGCGGTTGTATTTTTTGATGGAGGTTTTGCCTTGATTAGGGTTGACGGACTCGACGCGGGAAGAAAAATAATCTCCCTTCCAGAAGGCAATGGCCCCCAGTATCAGTACGCCATCCCTCCTGACCTGCTCGTGAAGATCGTCCGGGAGAAATTCATTGAGAAGACCCCAACGCTGACGCTCCTCCAAAGGTATCCCAGCGATCAAGAAAACGAATACGTCAGTACCATCGCCCTTCTCGACGTTCCGGAGTCAGAGGTCAGAGAGATGCTCAAAGACCAACCTCAATTCCTCGCCCACTTCCTCGATTGCCGAATCCATGCAAGAGAGGTGCTGGAAGGAAAACTCGCCGACCTAAAAACACACCTTCGGGTCAGTTGAGCTTGGAGGTCTTGAACCCCGTCTTGTTCGCTTCCTGAATGATCTGGTCAGCGGTCGCGGGTGATCCGTACTTGCAAATCCCCTCTCCCTTTTCCCGATCAATCGTGATCTCCTTGCAGAGTGATGAGAGTTGCTTCTTGACCTTCGCCTCGCACATCCCGCAGGTCATCCCCTCGATCTTCATCTTGAGAGTCTGTGGTTCCGCCGCTGACAGCAGTCCCGGCAGAAGTAATGCCATGACGACAGTGATGATTTGTTTCATTTTGTTCCTCCTTGGATTTCTTTGACTGCCTTTGCAATATCTCCCAAACAGCAACTCTTCTTTGGATTGACAGCTTCGCACCGACAGTTACCGGCTTTTATTTGCGCCCTTAAAAAATCCGGTATTGTTGTCTTTCCGGTTTTTTTGATCTCCTGCTCGATATCCTGCCTAAAAATATGAAAACAGTAACAGATCGGCGATGAATCATACCTCTCTTTCACAGGAGATGCCGGGGCTTGGGCTGTCTCCTTGTCGCTGACTTCACACTCTCCGTCAGAACAGTTTCCCATAGTTGGCTCCTTAAGATGCAATCAAATGCGGTCCGATCAAAAAGATCGCCGCCAATGCCGTTGAGATCCACAAGAGAATCTTCGTCCATTTCTGACTCGTCGGGTTGCAGAGCTTGGCATCCTCGCCTGCCTTGCCGGCAGGCAGGCAAACCGCCTGTTTCCTTCCATAAACCAGGTAAAAGGCGGTCCCCAATAAGAGGATGGTCAGGATCGTAAAATACTTCTGATAGGGGACCAGGGCCGAGGCAAAACCAACAGTTCCGG includes:
- a CDS encoding heavy-metal-associated domain-containing protein, which gives rise to MKQIITVVMALLLPGLLSAAEPQTLKMKIEGMTCGMCEAKVKKQLSSLCKEITIDREKGEGICKYGSPATADQIIQEANKTGFKTSKLN